The sequence AGGCCCAGCGTGTTCTCGATCGCAAAGTAGGTGCGCGCGGCCTGCTCCAGCGAGCTGCCGGCCTTGGCCGCCACGTCCACCAGATCGAGCACCGGATAGAGGTGGTCCAGCACGGTCAGGTCATCGGCGAGTTTCGCGTCCACCCCGGCCTGGACCAGACGGACGCTGGCGGCCTTCCACGAGGCCAGTGCGGTCGCGGGCAGCCACTGCTCGACGTGTTCGCGCAGTGTGCGGGCCGCGGGACGGTACTTGGCGATCAGGGTGGGCAGGTCGCCCTGGCCGCGGTGGCGCAGCATCCAGCGGCTGGCGCGCTGCGCGATGGTGGCCAGCTGCGTGAGCAGGCTCAGCTGCAGCTCGGTGGTGACCTTGTTGTCCAGCGCGTCGATCTGGTCCCAGATCGGCTCCAGCGCGAACACCTCGCGCGCCAGCGTGTAGGCGCTGACCACCTCGGCCGCGGTGCACGAGGCCTCGTTGGCGAGGAAGTTGACGAAGGTGGCACCCACGCGGTTGACCACGGTGTTGGTCATGAAGGTGGCGATGATCTCGCGCTTGAGTGGGTGCTGCGCAATGAAATCACCGTGGCGCTCGCCCAGCACCGCCGGGAAGTACATCTTGAGCACGCGCGCGTAAAACGGATCGTCGGGCAAGTTGCTGGCGCACAGCTCGTCGAACAGGTTCATCTTGGCGTACGCCATGAGCACCGCGTTTTCCGGGCGGGTCAGACCACGGCCTTCGCGCTGGCGTCTGGCCAGCTCCTCGTCGGCGGGCAGGAACTCGATGGCGCGCTTGAGCAGGCCGATCTGCTCCAGCCAGCGCATCAGGTTCTGCTGCCCGCCGAGCAGGTACACGGGCCGGGTCGCGGCCAGTTCGATCTGCTGCGTCTGGTAGTAGTTGTCCTGCAGCACCAGCAGCCCCACCTCGTCGGTCATGCTCGCGAGCAGGTCGTTGCGGCTCTCCAGCGTGAGCCCGCCCGCTTCCTGCACGGCGCCCAGCAGGATCTTGATGTTGACCTCGTGGTCGGAGCAATCCACACCGGCGGAGTTGTCGATGGCGTCGGTGTAGATCAGGCCGCCGGCCTGGGCGAATTCGATGCGTCCGTTCTGTGTGCAGCCCAGGTTGCCCCCTTCGCCGAACACCTTGCAGCGCAGTTCGTTGCCGTTCACGCGGAAGGCGTCGCCCGCCTTGTCGCCCACCTGGGCATGGGTCTCGAAACTGGCCTTCACATAGGTGCCGATGCCGCCGTTGTAGAGCAGGTCCACCGGGGCCTTGAGGATGGCATTGAGCAGCTCGTTGGGCGCCATGGCGGTGGCTTCGGTGCCGATGATGGCGCGCGCCTGGGCACTGAGCGGGATGGATTTGGCGCTGCGCGGAAACACGCCGCCACCCTCGCTGATGAGGGCCTTGTCGTAGTCGTCCCAGCTCGAGCGCGGCAGCTTGAACAGCCGCTCGCGTTCCGCGTAGCTGGCCGACACGTCCGGGCTCGGGTCGATGAAGATGTGGCGGTGGTCGAAGGCCAGCACCAGCCTGATCTGCGTGGACAGCAGCATGCCGTTGCCGAACACGTCGCCCGACATGTCGCCGATGCCGGCCACGGTGAAGGGCTGGGTCTGCGTGTCCACACCCAGGCCACGGAAATGGCGCTTGACCGATTCCCAGGCGCCGCGCGCGGTGATCCCCATCTTCTTGTGGTCATAGCCGACCGATCCGCCGGAGGCAAACGCATCGCCCAGCCAGAAGCCGTAGGCCGCGCTGATGCTGTTGGCGATGTCGCTGAAGGTGGCCGTGCCCTTGTCGGCGGCAACCACCAGATAGGGGTCGTCCTCATCAAAGCGCACCACGTCGGCCGGTGGCACCACCGCGCCTTTGACGAGGTTGTCGGTGACGTCGAGCAGACCCGAGAGGAAGGTCTTGTAGCAGGCCACGCCTTCGGCCAGAAAAGCCTCGCGCTCGCTCGCGGGCGGGGCTTTCTTGAGCACAAAGCCGCCCTTGGAGCCCACCGGCACGATCACCGTGTTCTTCACCATCTGCGCCTTCACCAGGCCCAGGATCTCGGTGCGGAAGTCCTCGCGCCGGTCGGACCAGCGCAGGCCACCACGAGCCACCTTGCCGCCGCGCAGGTGCACACCCTCGACGCGCGGTGAGTACACCCAGATTTCGAACAGGGGTTTGGGTTCGGGCACGTTGGGAATGTCGCGCGGGCTGAGCTTGAAGCTCATGCACGCCTTGCCGCGCTGGTAGGCGTTGGTGCGCAAGGTGGCCTGGAGCGTGCTGAGGAACTGGCGCAGCACGCGGTCTTCTTCCAGGCTGGCCACGTCGGCCAGCTGGGACTCCAGCGCTTGCACCTTGGCGCTGATGCGCTCGGCGCGCTGGTCGGCCTTGGCCGGTTCGAAGCGGATGGCAAACAGCTCGGCCAGGCTCTGGGCAATCGCCGGGTTTTTGTTCAGCGTGTCTTCGATGTAACTCTGGCTGAAGGCAAAACCGAGTTGCTTGAAATAACGCACGTAAGCGCGCAGCACCGAAATGGCGCGGGCGTCGAGCTCGGTGGAAAGCACCAGGCGGTTGAGCGCATCACTCTCCACCTCCTGGCGCCAGACCGCCTGGAACAGCTCCTCGAAGCGGAACTTGAGGCGATCCACGTCCAGCGGCTGGGCAAACTGCAGGCCCCAGTCGTGGATCCAGTAGCCGGGCGCGGCGAGGTGGTAGGGGTGCTCGTCGAGCACGCGTGCCCCCATCGACTCCATCACCGGCATGGCGTCGGACAGCGTGATCTTCTGCGTGGCATAGGTCTTGAAGCGCACCTGCCCGTGGCGCTGGTAGAGCTTGAGCGCGAGAGGCTGATGTTCGCTCAGGCCGCTGAGCACGGCCGCGTCGCTGGCGGCGGTGTCGGCGTCGAAGTGCTCGCGGTAGGCGGTGGGGAATGCGGCCACCAGGGCTTCCAGGCCGCTGGCGCTGCGGCCCGTCTGGCCCAGCAACACGGCGTTCACGCCATCGACCCATCGCTTGCAGGCCTCGGCCACCCGGGCTTCGAGCGCGACCAGGTCCACCTGAGCAGGCAGCTTGTCCTTGGCGCGCACGATGTAGTGGATGCGCGCCAGCGCGCTGTCGGTGAGCATGGGCGTGAACTCGATCGAGGCGGCGTCGAAGGCCTCGGTGAACAGGGCCCCGAGCTTCACGCGCAGCTCGGTGGTGTACACGTCGCGCGGCACGTACACCAGCAGCGACGCCAGGCGGCCAAAAGCACCGCGGCGCATGAACAGGCGCACGCGCTGGCGCTCCTGCAGGCGCAGGATGCCCATGGCGTGCTGCTCCAGCGTGGCGGCGTCGATCTGCAGCATTTCATCGCGCGGGTAGGTCTCCAGGATGGCCTGCAAGGCTTTGTGGGCATGGCTTCCGGTGACCACGCCGGCATGGGCCATCACCTGGGCCACGTGCTGGCGCACCACCGGGATCTGCTCCACAGAGGCGGCATAGGCCGCGGAGGTGTACAGCCCCAGGAACCGGCTCTCGCCAACCAGCTTGCCACTGGCGTCCAGGCGTTTGACGCTGATGGCGTCGAGCCAGGCCGGGCGGTGCACGGTGGACCGGCTCATGGCCTTGGTGGACAGCACCAGACCCGCGTCGGACACGAACTGTTCCGCAGGCTGGGCCGGCAGAACCTGGGTACCGGGGGCCTTCAGCAAACCCAGCGCGGTGCCCGGCACCGGCACCAACACCTTGCCCTTGAGCTCGTAGTCTTCGGCCGCCAGAAAGGTGAAATGGCCTTGTTCGAGCCAGCTCAGGAAGGCCTTGGCTTCGTCGGCCACAGCGGCGTCCAGCGCGGTGAAGCTGGCGTTGAGCACCTGCACGCGCGAGAGCATGGCGCGCCAGTCCTGCACGGCCAGGCGCACGTCCTGCAAGGTGTCTTCAATGGACTTGCGCAGCGCCTGCGCTTCGGGGTCGGACGCGAGCCGGTCGCACTCGACCAGGATGCACGAGACCACCTGGCCCTCGCCAGCGCCGGCCTGTGCGGCGCCGGTGATCTGCGCCACATGGCCCGCCGCGTCGCGCGTGACGCGCAGCAAAGGATGCACGATCCAGTGCAGGGTCCGCCCGCTGCGGTTGACCGCCATGCCCACGGAGTCCACGAGAAAGGGCATGTCGGGGTGCACAATCTGCAGCACGTGTGTGCCGCTTTCCCCGGCCAGGTCTCTTGGCAGATCCAGCACCTGCACGCGCACTTCGCCCGCCGCCGAAGCCCCCAGCAGGGCCTGGTGCGCGGCGGCCATGGTCTGAAGCAAAACGGGGTCGCGGCTGCGCATCTCTTCGGGGTCGGCGGCTGCGAAATACAGGTCCTGGAAACTCGGGTTCATGGTCGGCATCCGGTCAGATGGTGGTGGGCAGGGGGTAAGGTGTGCGGAATTCTAGGAGCGCTCCAGCGGGCAAAACCGTGCCAAACCGGGATTGCATGGACCCATGCCATGCCTTCATGCGCCAAACGCATGATGCGCCTGCGCCAGTGACTTCGCCATGAAAAAACCCCGCAGAGCGGGGTTGGATCGGGCTGGGCGCAGGGAGACGCAGGCGCTACTGCAGGGTTTCCTTGACCGCGGGCAGCATGGGCAGCGCGATCACCTCGATGCCCTCTTCCAGCAACGCCAGGGCTTCCTGCGGACTGGCCTGCCCCCGGATGTTTCGGTGCTCGGTTTCGCCGCTGTGCATGGCGCGTGCCTCGTCGGCAAATCGCTCCCCCACGTCTTCGGTTTGCGCCACCACATCGCGCAGCGCCTTGAGCATGCGGGCTTGCAGGGCGGCCAGTTCGGGGTTCGTGGCGTGGTTGCTCATCGCCACGGCAGCGCTGGCGGGCGTGGACGACGCAGGCTCGTCTCGCCCGGAACGCAGGTTCAGCCGGGGCGCGGACAACTTCTTGTGGATGTGTGCATCGCCGCACAGCGGACACGTGACCAGGCCTTGGCCGAGCTGGCTCACGAAATCGTCTTCCGAACCGAACCAGCCTTCAAATTCGTGCTGGTGGGCGCATTGCAGGTTGAGGACCTTCATGGCGTGGATTGTCCCGCCAAAGTCAAGGCCGTGCCGTCTTTCCAGGTCAACGTCCATTCGCCGCTGTGCACGTTCTGCAGCCACATGGCTCCGATGAGCGTCTTGCTGTCGATCACCTCACCGCTGAAACACCAGGCCCGCAGCTCGGCGGGTGTGGCGGTGAACACGTCGAGGAATTCGCCGTCGTCCAGCTGGCGCTCGCCGAGGGTGAGGCCGCGCGCGAACCAGATGTCGATGGTCTCGTCGGAATACGCCACCGTGGGCGCCAGACGGCCGGCAAAGGCCCACTCGCGCGCGCTGTAGCCGGTTTCTTCCAGCATCTCGCGTTGCGCGCAAACCAGGCTGTCTTCGCCCTGGTCCAGTTTGCCGGCGGGGAACTCGATCATCACCGCCTGCATGGGGTGGCGGAACTGGCGCTCCAGCACCACGCGACCGTCGTCCAGCAATCCGATGACCATGACGGCGCCCGGGTGCAACACGTACTCGCGCGTGGCCTCGGCTCCATCGGGCATGCGCACCGTGTCGCGAACCACGTGCAGGAAGTTGCCACGCAACAACTCGACGCGCGACAGCGGCGTTTCAACCAGGTGGCTGTCTTCGTTCATCCTCGGTGGCGGTAAAGGTATCGGTACACAAATCCTGGGAAGGCCAGCGTGATGAAGAGCGCGCCGGTGGTGGCGTAGAACTCCCAGCCCTGGGGTGCGATCTGTCCGGCGCTCTGCTCCAGCGCGAGGCCGAGACCCCCGACGATGAAGTACAGCAGCACCATCTCGCCCAACCGCATCCAGAGGGTCTTGGGCAGGCTGCGCGGAATCACGGCGAGCCAGCGTTCGTTGATGAAGGGCAGGTTGGCAGCTAGGAACGCGGCGATCAACACCAGCCAGACGGAAAAACTGTGGTTCATGGTGGGAGGTGTGAGCCGGCCCCACCGGCGAAGTTCACCGGAGCAGGGCCGCGTGCCTCAGGCGAGCAGAGCCGCCACGGCCTGAGCACACAAGGCCATGAGGCCGCCGGGCAGGATGCCGAGCAACAGCACCAGCGCACCGTTGACCGAGAGCACCGAGCGCGCGTCCAGGCCGGCCTCGATCTCGGCGGTCTGTGTGGGGGCGTCGAAGTACATGACCTTGACCAGGCGCAGGTAGTAGAAGGCGCCGATCAACGACATGATCACCGCGAACACCGCCAGGCCCACGTAGAACGCGGTGCCCGAAGCCAGCAGCGCCTGCAGCACCGAGAGCTTGGCGTAGAAGCCCACCAGCGGCGGCACCCCGGCCAGCGAGAACATGCAGATGGCCATGACACCGGCGTACAGCGGGCTGCGCTGGTTCAGACCGGCGAGGTCGCTGATGTTCTCGGACTCGAAACCGCTTCGCGAGAGCAGCAGGATCACGCCGAAGGTGCCGAGCGTGGTCAGCACGTAGGTGATGACGTAGAACATGGACGAGCCGTAGGCGTTGGCCATGTTGCCGGTATCACCGTCCACCACGCCGGCCAGCAGGCCGAGCAGCATGAAGCCCATCTGCGCGATGGTGGAGAACGCGAGCATGCGTTTGAGGTTGGTCTGCGCGATGGCGGCAAAGTTGCCGATCAGCAGGGACATCACGGCCAGCACCGCGAGCATCTGCTGCCAGTCGAACGCGAGCGGCTGCAGGCCTTCGACCAGCAGGCGGATCACGATGGCAAAGGCCGCCAGCTTGGGCGCGCCGCCGATCATGAGCGTGACGGAAGTCGGGGCACCGTGGTAGACGTCGGGCACCCACATGTGGAAAGGCACCACACCCAGCTTGAACGCCAGACCGGCCACCACAAACACCAGACCGAGCGTGAGCACCTGGGCCGAACCCTTGAGGGTGGCTTCACCGCCAGCGATGGCCTGCATCACTTCAGGAAGCGCCAGCGAACCGGTGGCGCCGTAGACCATGGACAGGCCGTAGAGCAGGAAACCACTGGCCAGCGCGCCGAGAACAAAGTACTTCATGGCCGCTTCGGTGGCCTGTACATCGTCGCGACGCAGCGCCACGAGCGCGTAGCTGGAAAGCGTGAGCAATTCCAGGCCGAGGTAGATCACCAGGAAATTGTGGCCGGAGATCATGACGAACATGCCCAGCAGCGCGAACATGGCCAGGGTGAACATCTCGCCGCCGCGCAGCATGTCGCGTTGTCCCGCGTAGCCGCGGCCGTAGACCAGCGTGACCATCGTGGCGAGCGTGGCAAAACACTTGAGCCAATTGCCCATGGGATCGCTGACAATCATGCCGCCGAAGCCCGGGGTGGTGGTGCCCGACCACGCTGCCATGGCCAGCAGGAACGCAACCGCGCCCAGCGACAGCAGCGTGAGCGCGTAGGTGGCGCCACGCAGGGGCGACTTCACTGTCAGGTCGGCCAGTGCGATCACGCAGGCCATCGTCAGCAGGAGGATTTCTGGGTAGGCCGCGACCCAGCTGAGCTTGTCAATCATTGTTCGTTCTCTTGTGTCGTGTGGCGGGCCTGGCTCACTGGGGCAGCTTGGAAACCGCCACGTGGCGCAGCAACTCCGCCACGGAGGCATCCATCACGTCGGTGAAAGGCTTGGGGTACACGCCCATGAAGAGCACCGCCACGGCCAGCACCGCCATCACGAGGAACTCGCGCGCGTTGAGGTCGACCAGGTTCTTCACGTTGTCGTTGCCCACGGCGCCCAGGTAGACGCGCTTGTACATCCACAGCGAATACGCCGCGCCAAAGATCAGGGCCGAGGCGGCGAGCAGGCCGATCCAGAAGTTGGCTTTCACCGCGGCCAGGATCACCATCCATTCGCCCACGAAGCCGGCCGTGCCCGGCAAGCCGCAGTTGGCCATGGTGAACAGCAGCGCAAACGCGGCGAACTTGGGCATGGTGCTGACGACACCACCGTAATCGGCGATTTCGCGCGAGTGCACACGGTCGTACAACACGCCGATGCCCAGGAACATGGCGGCCGACACAAAACCGTGGGCAATCATCTGCACGATGCCGCCCGACACGCCGAGGTCGCTGAAGACGAAGAAGCCGAGCGTGACAAAGCCCATGTGCGCAACCGACGAATAGGCCACCAGCTTCTTCATGTCCTGCTGGACCATGGCCACCAGACCGACGTAGATCACCGCCACGAGCGACAGCGCGATCATGAGCCAGGCCCACTCTTGTGAGGCATCGGGCAGGATGGGCAACGAGAAGCGCAGGAAGCCGTACGCGCCGAGCTTGAGCATGATGGCCGCCAGCACGGCGGAACCGCCGGTCGGTGCTTCGACGTGCACGTCGGGCAGCCAGGTGTGCACGGGCCACATCGGCACTTTCACCGCGAAGGCCGCGAAGAAGGCAAAGAACAGCAAGGTCTGCGCGGTGCCGCTCAAGGGCAGCTGGTACCAGTCGGCCAGTGCAAAGCTTCCGCCGGACACGGTGTACAGGTAGATCAGCGCCACCAGCATCAGCAGCGAGCCCATGAGCGTGTAGAGGAAGAACTTGAACGCCGCGTAGATCTTGTTCGGGCCGCCCCAGATGCCGATGATCAGGTACATCGGGATCAGCGTGGCCTCGAAGAAAACATAAAACAGCATCGCGTCCTGCGCGCTGAACACACCGATCATCAAACCCGAGAGGATCAGGAAGGCGCCCATGTACTGGTTCACGCGGGAGGTGATCGACTCCCAGCTGGCGATGATGACCACCACGTTGATGAACGCGGTGAGCAGGATCAGCCACAACGAAATGCCGTCCACACCCAGGTGGTAATGGATGTTGAAGTTCTGAATCCAGGGGGCTTTTTCAACGAACTGCAGCGCGGCGGTGCCGAGCTTGAAACCGGTGTACAGCGGCACCGTGACCGCCAGGCCCACCACCGCACCCACCAGCGCGATCCAGCGCACCATGGGTGCCTGGTCGTCGCGGCCCAGGGCCAGCAGCACGACGCCAAAAGCGATGGGCGTCCAGATGGCAAGGCTCAGCAAACCCATGATGTTCTTCTTCCTCTTGTTTTATTTGGCGAGCCAGACGAAGTACGTCATGAACAGCAGCACACCCACGATCATCATCAGCGCGTAGTGGTACAGGTAGCCGGTCTGCGCGCGGCGTACAACGCCGGACACCAGGCCCACGAGCTTCCAGCTGGCGTTGACCACACCGCCCTCGATCACTCCCCGATCGCCACCCTTCCACAGGCCAATGCCCAGACCACGCGCGCCTTTGGCGAGCACGTTCTCGTTGAACCAGTCCATGTAGTACTTGTTCTCCAGCACCACCACCAGCGGACGCAGTGCACGGCCGATGGCCACCGGCACGGCCGGGTTGATCAGGTACATGTACCAGGCGCTCACAGCACCGGCCAGGGCCAGGTACAGCGGCGGGGCGGACAGGGCATGTGTCGCCATGCCCAAGGGGCCGTGGAAGATTTCGGCAAACTTCGTCATGGCCGGGTGGGCCGCGGCGTTGATGAAGATCGCGTCCTTGAAGAAGTCACCGAACAGCATGGGCTGGATGGTCATGAAGCCGATCACCACCGAAGGAATGGCCAGCAGCACCAGCGGCACCGTCACCACCCAGGGGGATTCGTGCGGCTTCGCGTCATGTCCATGCCCGTGGTCATCGTGGTGACCATGATCGTCGTGGTGCGCGTCCGGGTTCTGGTCGTATCGTTCCTGGCCATGGAACACCAGGAAGTACAGGCGGAACGAATAGAACGAGGTGACGAACACGCCGGCGAGCACCGCAAAGTAGGCGAAGCCCGAGGCCGGCAGGTTGCTGAAGTGCACCGCCTCGATGATGGAGTCCTTGGAATAGAAGCCCGAGAACAGCGGCGTGCCGATCAGCGCCAGCGTGCCCAGCAACGAGGTGATCCAGGTGATGGGCATGTACTTGCGCACGGCGCCCATCCAGCGGATGTCCTGGTTGTGGTGCAGACCCATGATCACCGAGCCGGCCGCGAGGAACAGCAGCGCCTTGAAGAAGGCGTGGGTCATGAGGTGGAACACCGCCACCGAGTAGGCCGACGCACCGAGCGCCACCGTCATGTAGCCCAGCTGCGAGAGCGTGGAGTAGGCCACGATGCGCTTGATGTCGTTCTGGATGATGCCCAGGAAGCCCATGAACAGCGCGGTGATGGCACCGATGACCATGATGAAGTTCAGCGCCGTGTCGGACAGCTCGAACAGTGGCGACATGCGCGCCACCATGAAGATGCCGGCCGTGACCATGGTGGCCGCGTGGATCAGCGCCGAGATGGGCGTGGGGCCTTCCATGGAGTCGGGCAGCCACACATGCAACGGGAACTGCGCGCTCTTGCCCATGGCGCCGATGAAGAGGCAGATGCAGATGACTGTGATCAGCAGCCAGTCGGTGCCGGGGAAGCCCATGCTGCCCAGCTCGGGTGCCTTGGCAAACACCTCGGTGTAGTTCAACGTGCCGGCGTAGGCCACGATCAGGCCGATGCCCAGGATGAAGCCGAAGTCGCCCACGCGGTTGACCAGGAAGGCCTTCATGTTGGCGAAGATCGCCGTGGGCTTGTTGAACCAGAAACCGATCAACAGGTACGACACCAGGCCCACCGCCTCCCAGCCAAAGAACAGCTGCAGCAGGTTGTTGCTCATGACCAGCATGAGCATGGAGAAGGTGAACAGCGAGATGTAGGCGAAGAAGCGGTTGTAGCCTTCGTCTTCCTCCATGTAGCCGATGGTGTAGAGGTGCACCATGAGCGAGACGAAGGTGACGACCACCATCATCATGGCGGTGAGGCCGTCGACCAGGAAACCGATCTCCATCTTCAGACCACCGACCACCATCCAGGTGTAGAGGGTCTCGTTGAAGCGGGCGCCGTCCAGGGCCACGCTCTTGAGCGTCATGGCCGAGAGGATGAAGGCGATCAGCACACCCAGGATGGTGAGCGTGTGCGAAGCGCGGCGGCCGATGACGTTGCCGCCGAAGGTGGTGCCCAGGACGCCGGCCAGGGCCGCGCCGATCAGCGGCGCCATGGGAACGGCGAGCAGGGTGCTGGCAGAGAGGGTGGTGCTCATGGTGTTCTTGTCTGGGGGCTGGGGCTCAGCCTTTGAGCGTGTTGAGCTCTTCGACGCTGATCGAATTCTTGTTGCGGAACAGCAGCACAAGGATGGCCAGGCCGATCGCCGATTCGGCAGCGGCCACGGTCAGGATGAAGAACACGAACACCTGGCCGTGCATGTCACCCAGGAAATGCGAGAACGCCACGAAGTTCATGTTGACCGCGAGCAGCATCAGCTCGATGGCCATGAGCAGCACGATGAGGTTCTTGCGGTTCAGGAAGATGCCGACCACCGACAGCGCGAACAGGATGGCGCCGACGGCGAGGAAATGGCCCAGGGTCACGCTCATGATGGTTTGCCCTCCTCGGCGGTCACCGCAACGACTGCGGGTGCGGCTTTCTGCGTGGCGTTCATCGGCAGCACCACCAGGCGGTCCCGGGCGCGAACATGCACTTGCAGACCGGGGTTGATGGCCTTGCTGTCCTTGCGCTGGCGCAGGGTGAGCGCGATGGCCGCGACCATGGCCACCAGCAGGATCACAGCAGCCACTTCAATGGGGTACAGGTACTCGGTGTAGAGCAGCAAGCCGAGCTCGCGCGTGTTGGAGTAGTTGGCCGCGTTGATGCCGGTGTTCACCGCATCGGGGTTGGCCGCCAGGCTCGGAAAGCCGACGAACAGCACGGCGATGAGTTCGGCCGCCACAAAACCGCCGAGGATGGCAGCGAGCGGAAAGTGTTTCCAGAAACCCTTGCGCACACCGTCCATGTTGATGTCGAGCATCATCACGACGAACAGGAACAGCACCATCACCGCGCCCAGGTAGACCAGCACCAGCGTGATGCCGAGGAACTCCGCCTTCAGCAGCAACCACAACGCAGACGCCTGCGAAAAAGCCAGCATCAGGAACAACACCGCGTGCACAGGATTGCGCGCGGTGATGACGCGGAAGGCTGCAAACAGCAGCACCGCGGCAAAGAGGTAAAAAAAGCCGGTCTGGTAATCCATGGCGTTGTTCTTGTGTCGTCTGTTCCGGTCAGGTCCGGCTTCAGAACGGATCAGCGGTAAGGGGCGTCGGCGGCCCGGGCAGCGGCAATCTCGGTCTCGTAGCGGTCGCCCACGGCCAGCAACATCTCTTTCGTGAAGTACAGGTCACCGCGTTTTTCGCCGTGGTACTCGAAGATGTGCGTCTCGACGATGGAGTCGACCGGGCAGCTCTCTTCGCAGAAGCCGCAGAAGATGCACTTGGTCAGGTCGATGTCGTAACGCGTGGTGCGGCGTGAACCGTCGTCACGCACGTCGGACTCGATGGTGATGGCCATGGCCGGGCACACCGCCTCGCACAGCTTGCAGGCGATGCAGCGCTCTTCGCCGTTTTCATAACGGCGCAGGGCGTGCAGGCCGCGGAAACGCGGCGACAGCGGCGTCTTCTCTTCGGGGAACTGCACCGTGATCTTGCGCTTGAAGGCGTAACGACC is a genomic window of Hydrogenophaga sp. RAC07 containing:
- the nuoL gene encoding NADH-quinone oxidoreductase subunit L, which produces MSTTLSASTLLAVPMAPLIGAALAGVLGTTFGGNVIGRRASHTLTILGVLIAFILSAMTLKSVALDGARFNETLYTWMVVGGLKMEIGFLVDGLTAMMMVVVTFVSLMVHLYTIGYMEEDEGYNRFFAYISLFTFSMLMLVMSNNLLQLFFGWEAVGLVSYLLIGFWFNKPTAIFANMKAFLVNRVGDFGFILGIGLIVAYAGTLNYTEVFAKAPELGSMGFPGTDWLLITVICICLFIGAMGKSAQFPLHVWLPDSMEGPTPISALIHAATMVTAGIFMVARMSPLFELSDTALNFIMVIGAITALFMGFLGIIQNDIKRIVAYSTLSQLGYMTVALGASAYSVAVFHLMTHAFFKALLFLAAGSVIMGLHHNQDIRWMGAVRKYMPITWITSLLGTLALIGTPLFSGFYSKDSIIEAVHFSNLPASGFAYFAVLAGVFVTSFYSFRLYFLVFHGQERYDQNPDAHHDDHGHHDDHGHGHDAKPHESPWVVTVPLVLLAIPSVVIGFMTIQPMLFGDFFKDAIFINAAAHPAMTKFAEIFHGPLGMATHALSAPPLYLALAGAVSAWYMYLINPAVPVAIGRALRPLVVVLENKYYMDWFNENVLAKGARGLGIGLWKGGDRGVIEGGVVNASWKLVGLVSGVVRRAQTGYLYHYALMMIVGVLLFMTYFVWLAK
- the nuoK gene encoding NADH-quinone oxidoreductase subunit NuoK, which encodes MSVTLGHFLAVGAILFALSVVGIFLNRKNLIVLLMAIELMLLAVNMNFVAFSHFLGDMHGQVFVFFILTVAAAESAIGLAILVLLFRNKNSISVEELNTLKG
- a CDS encoding NADH-quinone oxidoreductase subunit J — translated: MDYQTGFFYLFAAVLLFAAFRVITARNPVHAVLFLMLAFSQASALWLLLKAEFLGITLVLVYLGAVMVLFLFVVMMLDINMDGVRKGFWKHFPLAAILGGFVAAELIAVLFVGFPSLAANPDAVNTGINAANYSNTRELGLLLYTEYLYPIEVAAVILLVAMVAAIALTLRQRKDSKAINPGLQVHVRARDRLVVLPMNATQKAAPAVVAVTAEEGKPS
- the nuoI gene encoding NADH-quinone oxidoreductase subunit NuoI gives rise to the protein MSTITANPVASPAVVAPFSFRDFLNSFLLVELFKGMALTGRYAFKRKITVQFPEEKTPLSPRFRGLHALRRYENGEERCIACKLCEAVCPAMAITIESDVRDDGSRRTTRYDIDLTKCIFCGFCEESCPVDSIVETHIFEYHGEKRGDLYFTKEMLLAVGDRYETEIAAARAADAPYR